From Lolium perenne isolate Kyuss_39 chromosome 5, Kyuss_2.0, whole genome shotgun sequence, a single genomic window includes:
- the LOC127301474 gene encoding alanine aminotransferase 2 isoform X2, with product MSYNKTASITAETINPRIKTFNYEPRGEIATLAERLQEELKKNPGSRPFQEIIYCNLGNPQALGQRPITFFREVLSLCDNPTLLHRDEARMLFSPCAIKRARKIIEAMPGRDSGPYTPSQGIRSLRQSVADGIAGRDGYPSRPEHIFLTDGASSAINLTMQMLIRSEEDGILCPLPEYPLYSASIILHGGTMVPYNLSEARDWGLEIFEVKRSLEEARICGLTVRAMVVINPGNPTGQVLPITNQEEIVEFCRKEGLVLLADEVYQENVYVEDKKFNSFKKVARSLGYSENDISIVSYHSASMGYYGECGRRGGYMEICGFGEGVIGAICRVASMTLCPNIGGQILTSLVMDTPKVGDDCFERFLAEKENIHLSLVKRAKTLEDAFCSLEGVTCNKIEGSIYLFPRIHLPAAAIKAAKTEGVSPDIFYACRLLDDAGIVVVPGSGFHQISGRNRASGTWHIRCTILPGEDKIKDMISRLKAFHEAFMNEFRDRS from the exons ATGTCGTACAACAAGACCGCATCCATCACAGCGGAGACCATAAATCCCAGG ATCAAGACGTTCAACTATGAGCCCCGCGGCGAAATTGCTACGCTCGCTGAG CGGCTGCAGGAGGAGCTGAAGAAAAATCCAGGCTCTCGCCCATTCCAAGAG ATAATATACTGCAATCTTGGCAACCCCCAGGCTCTCGGCCAGCGACCCATAACTTTCTTTCGCGAG GTTCTTTCTTTGTGTGACAATCCAACCCTCCTGCACAGAGACGAGGCTCGTATGTTATTCAG TCCATGCGCCATAAAACGAGCGCGGAAGATTATCGAGGCAATGCCAGGCAGAGACTCCGGTCCATATACTCCTAGTCAG GGAATCAGAAGTTTGCGTCAATCAGTTGCCGACGGCATTGCTGGGAGAGATGGTTATCCATCAAGGCCGGAACATATTTTTCTGACAGATGGAGCGAGTTCAGCG ATTAATTTGACTATGCAGATGCTCATTAGATCCGAGGAAGATGGAATTTTATGCCCTTTACCTGAATATCCATTATACTCGGCTTCCATTATACTTCATGGTGGAACGATG GTACCATACAACCTTAGTGAGGCTCGTGATTGGGGGCTTGAGATTTTCGAAGTGAAGAGGTCTTTGGAGGAGGCTCGTATATGCGGTTTGACTGTTCGAGCCATGGTGGTCATAAATCCTGGAAATCCTACTGGACAA GTACTCCCTATCACTAACCAGGAGGAGATAGTGGAATTTTGTCGGAAAGAAGGTTTAGTTTTACTTGCCGACGAG GTATACCAAGAAAACGTCTATGTGGAGGATAAGAAGTTCAATTCTTTTAAGAAAGTTGCCAGGTCACTTGGCTACAGCGAGAATGACATCTCTATAGTGTCATATCATTCGGCTTCAATGG GGTATTATGGAGAATGTGGCAGAAGGGGAGGCTACATGGAGATATGTGGTTTTGGAGAAGGTGTGATTGGTGCGATTTGCAGGGTGGCCTCTATGACTCTTTGCCCCAATATAGGTGGCCAAATTCTTACCAGCCTAGTTATGGATACACCTAAG GTAGGGGATGATTGTTTTGAGAGATTTTTGGCCGAGAAGGAAAACATTCACTTGTCTCTGGTCAAGCGTGCCAAG ACCTTGGAGGATGCGTTCTGCAGCTTGGAGGGCGTTACCTGCAACAAGATAGAGGGCTCAATCTACCTCTTCCCCAGGATCCACCTACCTGCGGCAGCGATCAAAGCTGCCAAGACCGAGGGTGTCTCCCCTGACATTTTCTACGCCTGCCGCCTCCTCGACGATGCCGGGATCGTCGTCGTCCCTGGCTCCGGGTTCCACCAG ATCTCTGGACGCAACAGGGCCTCCGGGACATGGCACATCCGGTGCACGATCCTCCCCggcgaggacaagatcaaggacatgaTCTCACGCCTCAAGGCCTTCCATGAGGCCTTCATGAACGAGTTCCGCGACCGAAGCTGA
- the LOC127301474 gene encoding alanine aminotransferase 2 isoform X1 codes for MIPPQIIIFTRYGVCYSKDTEYTYTHKDSCNLLRLAQTFILDACPCVIQRLQEELKKNPGSRPFQEIIYCNLGNPQALGQRPITFFREVLSLCDNPTLLHRDEARMLFSPCAIKRARKIIEAMPGRDSGPYTPSQGIRSLRQSVADGIAGRDGYPSRPEHIFLTDGASSAINLTMQMLIRSEEDGILCPLPEYPLYSASIILHGGTMVPYNLSEARDWGLEIFEVKRSLEEARICGLTVRAMVVINPGNPTGQVLPITNQEEIVEFCRKEGLVLLADEVYQENVYVEDKKFNSFKKVARSLGYSENDISIVSYHSASMGYYGECGRRGGYMEICGFGEGVIGAICRVASMTLCPNIGGQILTSLVMDTPKVGDDCFERFLAEKENIHLSLVKRAKTLEDAFCSLEGVTCNKIEGSIYLFPRIHLPAAAIKAAKTEGVSPDIFYACRLLDDAGIVVVPGSGFHQISGRNRASGTWHIRCTILPGEDKIKDMISRLKAFHEAFMNEFRDRS; via the exons ATGATACCTCCCCAGATAATAATTTTTACTAGATACGGGGTATGTTACTCCAAAGATACGGAGTATACGTACACACACAAAGATTCCTGTAATCTACTCCGTTTGGCACAAACTTTTATCCTCGATGCCTGCCCTTGTGTCATCCAGCGGCTGCAGGAGGAGCTGAAGAAAAATCCAGGCTCTCGCCCATTCCAAGAG ATAATATACTGCAATCTTGGCAACCCCCAGGCTCTCGGCCAGCGACCCATAACTTTCTTTCGCGAG GTTCTTTCTTTGTGTGACAATCCAACCCTCCTGCACAGAGACGAGGCTCGTATGTTATTCAG TCCATGCGCCATAAAACGAGCGCGGAAGATTATCGAGGCAATGCCAGGCAGAGACTCCGGTCCATATACTCCTAGTCAG GGAATCAGAAGTTTGCGTCAATCAGTTGCCGACGGCATTGCTGGGAGAGATGGTTATCCATCAAGGCCGGAACATATTTTTCTGACAGATGGAGCGAGTTCAGCG ATTAATTTGACTATGCAGATGCTCATTAGATCCGAGGAAGATGGAATTTTATGCCCTTTACCTGAATATCCATTATACTCGGCTTCCATTATACTTCATGGTGGAACGATG GTACCATACAACCTTAGTGAGGCTCGTGATTGGGGGCTTGAGATTTTCGAAGTGAAGAGGTCTTTGGAGGAGGCTCGTATATGCGGTTTGACTGTTCGAGCCATGGTGGTCATAAATCCTGGAAATCCTACTGGACAA GTACTCCCTATCACTAACCAGGAGGAGATAGTGGAATTTTGTCGGAAAGAAGGTTTAGTTTTACTTGCCGACGAG GTATACCAAGAAAACGTCTATGTGGAGGATAAGAAGTTCAATTCTTTTAAGAAAGTTGCCAGGTCACTTGGCTACAGCGAGAATGACATCTCTATAGTGTCATATCATTCGGCTTCAATGG GGTATTATGGAGAATGTGGCAGAAGGGGAGGCTACATGGAGATATGTGGTTTTGGAGAAGGTGTGATTGGTGCGATTTGCAGGGTGGCCTCTATGACTCTTTGCCCCAATATAGGTGGCCAAATTCTTACCAGCCTAGTTATGGATACACCTAAG GTAGGGGATGATTGTTTTGAGAGATTTTTGGCCGAGAAGGAAAACATTCACTTGTCTCTGGTCAAGCGTGCCAAG ACCTTGGAGGATGCGTTCTGCAGCTTGGAGGGCGTTACCTGCAACAAGATAGAGGGCTCAATCTACCTCTTCCCCAGGATCCACCTACCTGCGGCAGCGATCAAAGCTGCCAAGACCGAGGGTGTCTCCCCTGACATTTTCTACGCCTGCCGCCTCCTCGACGATGCCGGGATCGTCGTCGTCCCTGGCTCCGGGTTCCACCAG ATCTCTGGACGCAACAGGGCCTCCGGGACATGGCACATCCGGTGCACGATCCTCCCCggcgaggacaagatcaaggacatgaTCTCACGCCTCAAGGCCTTCCATGAGGCCTTCATGAACGAGTTCCGCGACCGAAGCTGA
- the LOC127301473 gene encoding putative ripening-related protein 2 has product MLRSTGSCLLLVLALAASQLPLAVDGAGCMPSGTLRPSQSHSCEDCCKAGQAYPTYRCSPPVTSSTRAVMTLNDFDEGGDGGDPSECDGVFHKNTERVVALSTGWYSGNSRCGRNIRIRANGGSVLAKVVDECDSMNGCDREHAFQPPCRNNIVDASKAVWNALGITGEEVGEYDITWSDA; this is encoded by the coding sequence ATGTTGAGGTCCACCGGCAGCTGCCTCCTGCTGGTGCTCGCACTGGCGGCGAGCCAACTGCCGCTCGCCGTGGACGGCGCCGGCTGCATGCCGAGCGGCACGCTCCGGCCGAGCCAGAGCCACTCGTGCGAGGACTGCTGCAAGGCCGGGCAGGCATACCCGACGTACCGGTGCTCGCCACCggtcacctcctccaccagggctGTCATGACGCTGAACGACTTCGACGAGGGTGGCGACGGCGGGGACCCGTCGGAGTGCGACGGCGTGTTCCACAAAAACACCGAGCGCGTGGTGGCGCTGTCCACGGGGTGGTACAGCGGGAACTCCCGCTGCGGCAGGAACATACGGATCCGAGCCAACGGCGGGTCCGTGCTCGCCAAGGTCGTCGACGAGTGCGACTCCATGAACGGGTGCGACCGCGAGCACGCCTTCCAGCCGCCGTGCCGCAACAACATCGTTGACGCGTCCAAGGCGGTCTGGAACGCGCTCGGGATCACCGGCGAGGAGGTCGGCGAGTACGACATCACTTGGTCGGACGCATGA
- the LOC127301471 gene encoding uncharacterized protein, whose translation MLLERTSAGVLSRGVSEEVSALTKIPVRTLVNWWTKCKTLGLEGLESKRGNSGRQRLPFDAEAIKRVDLSKRTTLRDLAIELNMSKTTLWRRLNEGLFRRHTNAIKSTLTDDNKVARVRFCLSMFEHIIDFEDSNFKQMYNVIHIDEKWFYRTRGSQNYYLALGEEDPYRSTQSKNFIEKVMFLAAVARPRFDANGNVIFDGKLGIWPFTYQEAAKRNSKNREAGTMVTKVLPAVTQSVSRDYMINFLLPAIKQRWPASERGTTIWIQQDNAKTHIPVDDPEFVAAAQADGWDIRLTCQPPNSPDLNILDLGFFAALQSIFHKLSPGSIEDIVNKVQQAFEEYPAERSNRIFLTLQACMREVLIQLGGNRYKVPHMRKEVLQRLGTLPVTLQCTANFVKWAIDSLPDA comes from the exons ATGCTTCTAGAGAGGACCTCTGCTGGGGTGTTAAGTCGAGGGGTGTCTGAGGAGGTGTCTGCACTAACAAAGATCCCTGTACGTACATTGGTGAATTGGTGGACAAAGTGCAAAACACTTGGACTGGAAGGACTTGAAAGCAAACGTGGAAATTCGGGACGGCAGAGATTACCGTTTGATGCGGAGGCTATCAAACGGGTGGATTTGAGTAAAAGGACTACCCTTCGAGATTTAGCAATTGAACTGAACATGTCAAAGACTACATTATGGCGACGTCTGAACGAGGGTTTGTTTAGGCGTCACACAAATGCCATCAAGTCCACGTTGACGGATGATAACAAGGTAGCTCGTGTAAGATTTTGTTTATCCATGTTTGAACACATTATAGACTTTGAGGACTCAAATTTTAAACAAATGTATAATGTGATACACATCGATGAGAAATGGTTTTACCGCACACGCGGTAGCCAGAATTATTACTTGGCTCTTGGCGAAGAGGATCCATACCGTAGCACGCAAAGCAAAAACTTCATTGAGAAG GTCATGTTCTTGGCAGCCGTCGCTCGTCCACGATttgatgctaatggcaatgtgatTTTCGATGGAAAACTTGGAATATGGCCGTTCACGTACCAAGAAGCGGCAAAGAGAAACAGCAAGAACAGAGAAGCTGGAACAATG GTCACTAAGGTACTCCCAGCGGTTACCCAAAGTGTAAGCAGGGATTACATGATTAATTTTCTGCTACCGGCAATAAAGCAGAGATGGCCTGCATCCGAGCGTGGAACGACAATCTGGATTCAACAAGATAATGCAAAAACGCATATCCCTGTGGATGACCCAGAATTTGTCGCTGCGGCTCAAGCTGATGGTTGGGACATCCGCCTCACATGCCAGCCTCCGAACTCCCCTGACCTAAATATCCTTGACCTTGGGTTTTTTGCAGCGCTTCAATCAATTTTTCACAAGTTATCTCCAG GATCTATTGAAGACATTGTCAACAAGGTGCAGCAGGCCTTCGAAGAGTACCCAGCAGAACGAAGCAATAGAATCTTCCTGACGTTGCAAGCTTGCATGCGCGAAGTACTTATTCAGCTGGGAGGCAACCGATATAAAGTCCCCCACATGAGGAAGGAGGTTTTACAAAGGCTCGGAACTCTCCCAGTGACATTACAATGTACTGCAAATTTTGTGAAGTGGGCGATTGACTCCTTGCCAGATGCTTAG